Below is a genomic region from Sinobacterium norvegicum.
CCATCGAGTACAATCAAACAAATACAGTCCTGATCGTGCGTGGCAACGGGCTGGTGTTTATCGCCACTTTTACGGAAGATAAAGTCACCGGGATTGTAGCTGCCATCCTGATCGGAAAAGCTGCCCTGTAATATCACCGTGACTTCCTCACCACTATGGCCGTGATGCGCCATACTTCCGCCGGCTTTGACCTTTACCAATGAGGCCTTGGCACCATTACCGTCGGTGCATAGCTCACTGAGGAAGACGCTGCTGGTGATTTTCGTCCACTTAATCGACTGATAATCATCGGGCACCCAGCGCGACAAACAACGGGGAATCGTCAGCCCGCCGACACGCTTTGGCGCTTGCTCTGCAGCAGGCTTTGGCCGTGGTGTAGGGTGTTGTTTGGCGGCACTGATCTTGGCCAATACCGAGGCCTTAACAGTGTCAGCCACCGGCTGCGAAGCGATGGTTTCCAACTGAATCGAACCCAGCAACTGCAGCTTATTGATATTCTGCTGGCAGACAGCACACTGATCGATATGCGCTGAGATAGTCAGCGCCCTGCTCATTGGCAGAGAACCGGCACTGAAATCAATCAGCTGATCATCGCTGGGGTGGTATTTAACCGCTGTGTTTGAGGTCATCATAACGCTCTCCTCATAATTACTTCTAGTTTGCTCAATGCTAATCTCACTCTCGACTTCACCGTCCCTAAGGGCAGTGCCAAGTCATTGGCTGTTTGCTGATGACTCTTGCCTTCCATATAGACCTTGGCCAACACCTGCTGCTGATCTACCGGCAACTGAGCCATCGAAAGTCGAATATTATCTTCATCTTGCTTCTGCTGTGTGGCGGCGAAAACATCTTGGCTTTCGTCGACAATATTGAGGTATATATCCTCTGGATCTATGTCCGATGAATAGCGGCCGTTCTTGCGCAGATAATCGATACGGGCATTTCTGGCCAGAGTGAAAATCCAAGTAGAAGCGGCGGCCTTTTTCGGTTGATAAAGGTGCGCCTTGTTCCAAATCTTCAGCATTACATCCTGTACCAATTCATCGGCAACCATGGAGGCGCCAGGCTGTGCCGCCAGACTAAAGGCGCGTATCTTGGGCGCAAAAATATCAAACAATTGGCTGAATGCCTGCTCATCTTGCTCATCGCCGATACGGATCAGGCATTGCTGCCACAATATCGCATCTTTCGACGGTTTTTTATCTGTTTCAGCGGCCATAATATTGACAGTACCGTTGGCTGGTTAAGGACAGTAATTGATTCTGTTATTGGTTATACGCCAGTGACAATATTTTGGATCACTGCATTCACAAATAATACCGAGACTCGCCGCTGCCAATGACAAACACCATACCCACAGGGCGGCAGCAACCGACGACGTCAGCGCAAATCGTTACAGAACAAGCCTAGCATGGCCAAATAAATGCTCAATATCAACAAATTAGCACGGTGATAGTAGAGGGGATAAAACCTAGGAGGGGATAAATAGGCCAGCACTGTGACAGCTGCTGGCGGGATCAAGCATTCACTGCTTCATTATTACGTACAGGTATAGGCAACCTTTAGCGCCAAGCCACCCTGCGAGGTCTCGCGATACTTTGCATTCATATCTTTGCCGGTTTCGTACATGGTCTCAATCACCTTATCGAGCGATACCATCGGCTCGGTATTGCGACGCAACGCCATGCGAGAGGCATTAATCGCCTTCATCGACGAGATCGCATTACGCTCGATGCAAGGTACCTGTACCTGGCCAGCCACCGGATCGCAGGTCAAGCCTAAGTGGTGCTCCATGGCTATTTCAGCAGCCTCAGCCACCTGCATCGGACTGCCACCGAGTAATTCAGTTAAGCCCGCCGCCGCCATCGAGCAGGACACACCGATCTCTCCCTGACACCCTACCTCGGCACCCGAAATAGAGGCATTGCGTTTATACAGGCCGCCAATGGCCGCTGCAGCGCAGATAAACCGGCTATATTGCTCGACACCGACCGGCTCAATAAATTTATCATAGTATGCCAACACCGCCGGAATAATGCCGGCAGCACCATTGGTTGGCGCCGTGACAACTCGGCCACCGGCTGCATTCTCCTCACTGACGGCGAGGGCAAACATATTCACCCAGTCGATAATAATCATCGGGTCGCCTGCCAAGTTACCACTGGACAGCAGCTGGCGATGGAGCGCCGGCGCACGACGAGGTACACGTAACGGCCCCGCCAAGAAGCCCTCGGTTGCACAACCACGCTCAATCCCCTCCTGCATAATCTGCCAAATTTTCGCCAAACGCTGATCGATCTGAGGCTGCTCGGCAAGGCTCTGCTCATTGCGCATCATCAAGGTGCTAATACTGATGTTATTGCGCAGGCACAGGTCTATCAGTTCATGGGCACTGGTAAAGGGGTAAGGCAGCGCTTGTTGTTGCTCACCCTGGCTATGAAAGTTCTCCTCATCGACGATAAAGCCACCGCCGGTTGAAAAATAAGTTTTACTAAACACTTTTTCAGCGCCGACGAAGGCGTGAATAGACATACCATTTTCGTGCAGCGGTAACGGCTGGTTAATAAAGTTGATCGCCAGCGGGCCAAAACTGACCGAATGCGCACCGAGATCGATACTCAGACGCTGGCTGTCTTTAACGTTTTGTAAAAAATGGGGGATTGTATCGAGGTCGACAAACTCAGGCTCGAAACCTGCCAACCCTAGAATAATCGCACTATCGGTATTATGGCCCTTACCGGTTAAGGACAGAGAGCCATACACATCCACGCTAATATCGGTGACACGATGCAATTCGACGACTTCTTTTAAATCATCAACAAATTGCTTTGCCGCTTTCATTGGTCCCAACGTGTGGGAGCTTGAAGGACCAATACCAATTTTGAAAATGTC
It encodes:
- a CDS encoding ChrR family anti-sigma-E factor — protein: MMTSNTAVKYHPSDDQLIDFSAGSLPMSRALTISAHIDQCAVCQQNINKLQLLGSIQLETIASQPVADTVKASVLAKISAAKQHPTPRPKPAAEQAPKRVGGLTIPRCLSRWVPDDYQSIKWTKITSSVFLSELCTDGNGAKASLVKVKAGGSMAHHGHSGEEVTVILQGSFSDQDGSYNPGDFIFRKSGDKHQPVATHDQDCICLIVLDGPVQFTGFFTRLLNPFLRLTHPVPSF
- a CDS encoding sigma-70 family RNA polymerase sigma factor — encoded protein: MAAETDKKPSKDAILWQQCLIRIGDEQDEQAFSQLFDIFAPKIRAFSLAAQPGASMVADELVQDVMLKIWNKAHLYQPKKAAASTWIFTLARNARIDYLRKNGRYSSDIDPEDIYLNIVDESQDVFAATQQKQDEDNIRLSMAQLPVDQQQVLAKVYMEGKSHQQTANDLALPLGTVKSRVRLALSKLEVIMRRAL
- a CDS encoding L-serine ammonia-lyase — protein: MHGVFDIFKIGIGPSSSHTLGPMKAAKQFVDDLKEVVELHRVTDISVDVYGSLSLTGKGHNTDSAIILGLAGFEPEFVDLDTIPHFLQNVKDSQRLSIDLGAHSVSFGPLAINFINQPLPLHENGMSIHAFVGAEKVFSKTYFSTGGGFIVDEENFHSQGEQQQALPYPFTSAHELIDLCLRNNISISTLMMRNEQSLAEQPQIDQRLAKIWQIMQEGIERGCATEGFLAGPLRVPRRAPALHRQLLSSGNLAGDPMIIIDWVNMFALAVSEENAAGGRVVTAPTNGAAGIIPAVLAYYDKFIEPVGVEQYSRFICAAAAIGGLYKRNASISGAEVGCQGEIGVSCSMAAAGLTELLGGSPMQVAEAAEIAMEHHLGLTCDPVAGQVQVPCIERNAISSMKAINASRMALRRNTEPMVSLDKVIETMYETGKDMNAKYRETSQGGLALKVAYTCT